A portion of the Eubacterium maltosivorans genome contains these proteins:
- a CDS encoding biotin--[acetyl-CoA-carboxylase] ligase produces MSTQTDLLKILEENRGEPVSGEALAERLSLSRSAVWKAVKGLRDKGYQIESKTRQGYTLRKSNDILSAASIAPWLKDPSQADRLEVYPSLDSTNSFGKERALAGAPDGTVIIAESQTGGRGRMGRTFFSPGGSGIYLSIILRPGTAISQSLFITIAASVLIRQAIADVTGLEPEIKWVNDLYIKDKKICGILTEAAADFETGNIDYIVLGAGINFTEPKQGFPEELRSVAGALFKAAPDGQLRSRLAAGLVNSLSRLTCIPDPGAVMADYRKHSMVIGKPVTILSGRETLEGVVSDINDAGHLILKKDDGTFQSIVSGEVSLRLR; encoded by the coding sequence ATGTCCACACAAACCGATCTTTTAAAAATACTGGAGGAAAACCGGGGTGAGCCCGTGTCCGGAGAAGCGCTGGCAGAAAGGCTGAGCCTTTCCCGGAGTGCTGTCTGGAAGGCTGTCAAAGGACTCCGAGATAAGGGCTACCAGATCGAGTCCAAAACCCGGCAGGGCTATACGCTGCGCAAAAGCAACGACATTCTCTCCGCTGCCTCCATCGCGCCGTGGCTGAAGGACCCGTCGCAGGCAGACCGCCTGGAGGTCTACCCTTCCCTTGACTCAACCAACAGTTTTGGTAAAGAGCGGGCCCTGGCCGGCGCGCCCGATGGCACGGTCATCATCGCTGAGTCCCAGACTGGCGGACGCGGGCGCATGGGACGCACCTTTTTTTCGCCCGGCGGCTCCGGCATTTATTTAAGCATTATCCTGCGGCCCGGCACCGCCATCAGCCAGTCCCTTTTCATCACCATCGCGGCCAGCGTGCTGATCCGCCAGGCCATCGCGGACGTCACTGGCCTGGAGCCTGAGATCAAATGGGTCAACGACCTTTATATAAAGGATAAAAAAATCTGCGGTATTCTCACCGAGGCCGCCGCCGACTTTGAAACCGGCAATATTGACTACATTGTCCTCGGCGCCGGCATTAATTTTACCGAGCCAAAGCAGGGCTTTCCTGAGGAGCTCCGGTCTGTGGCGGGCGCGCTCTTTAAGGCAGCCCCGGACGGCCAGCTCAGGAGCCGCCTGGCCGCCGGGCTGGTCAACAGCCTGAGCCGTCTCACCTGTATTCCCGATCCCGGCGCTGTCATGGCCGATTACAGGAAGCACTCCATGGTGATCGGAAAGCCAGTCACTATCCTGAGCGGCAGGGAAACCCTGGAGGGGGTCGTCAGCGACATCAATGACGCGGGGCACCTGATCCTGAAAAAAGACGATGGAACCTTTCAGTCCATCGTCTCTGGCGAGGTCAGCCTACGACTGCGATAA
- a CDS encoding response regulator, with amino-acid sequence MYKLFIVEDEHLEIEAIELILSQYGKNITVIGKASSGRVALDEIRRLDPDIVLLDINIPEINGIDVLRAIKKEDQEKKVILITAFNEFDFAHQAIKARVDDFLLKPIRPQQLMESINMVISTLKANAKNKFDEKMSEVIFAVVQKKYSDTRNVLTEYLDLLYDHYGYDLMSIQNEIQHFMEELNIVSMDTCGYDIKSPLRMKNNQQFVTSYKNRYDLKVEIMKVIDKIFDHLMDNKENRKNNIEDILNYIDRNCHKDISLDQVGEYANMSSYYLSKIFKKETGVNFVTYLTERKIEIAKDMLLNTDVPIINIALDLSYHEPNYFSKVFKKSTGMTPTEYRRLRKGDNGEEKEDEKEIS; translated from the coding sequence ATGTATAAATTATTTATCGTAGAAGACGAACATCTGGAAATTGAAGCGATTGAATTGATTTTAAGTCAGTACGGTAAAAATATCACGGTTATTGGAAAAGCGTCTTCGGGGCGGGTCGCCCTTGACGAGATCAGACGGCTGGACCCTGACATTGTTCTGCTGGATATCAATATCCCGGAAATCAATGGTATTGATGTGCTGCGCGCCATTAAAAAAGAAGATCAGGAGAAAAAGGTCATTCTGATCACTGCTTTTAACGAGTTCGATTTTGCCCACCAGGCCATCAAAGCCCGGGTGGATGATTTCCTGCTGAAGCCCATCCGGCCCCAGCAGCTCATGGAATCCATCAATATGGTCATTTCTACATTAAAAGCAAACGCCAAAAATAAATTTGATGAAAAGATGAGCGAGGTTATCTTCGCGGTGGTCCAGAAAAAATACAGTGACACCCGCAATGTGCTCACCGAATACCTGGATCTGCTCTATGACCACTATGGCTACGACCTGATGTCGATCCAGAACGAAATACAGCATTTTATGGAAGAGCTGAACATTGTCTCTATGGATACCTGCGGTTATGACATCAAAAGCCCGCTGCGCATGAAAAACAACCAGCAATTCGTGACTTCTTATAAAAACCGCTACGACCTGAAGGTCGAGATTATGAAAGTCATCGATAAAATTTTCGACCATCTCATGGACAACAAGGAAAACCGGAAGAATAATATCGAGGACATCCTGAACTATATTGACCGGAACTGCCATAAGGATATCTCTCTGGACCAGGTGGGCGAGTACGCCAACATGAGCTCCTACTATCTGAGTAAGATCTTTAAAAAGGAAACCGGCGTCAACTTTGTCACCTACCTCACCGAACGGAAAATCGAGATCGCCAAGGATATGCTGCTCAACACCGATGTGCCAATTATCAATATCGCCCTGGATTTATCCTATCATGAGCCCAATTATTTCAGTAAGGTTTTTAAGAAAAGTACTGGAATGACGCCTACAGAATACAGACGTCTGCGAAAGGGAGACAACGGCGAAGAAAAAGAAGATGAAAAGGAAATTTCTTGA
- a CDS encoding sensor histidine kinase — protein sequence MRVLLKITDIIDVEVLQKIQDSFSDATGFATITVDYKGNPITEYSNFSGYCTKVREDAKCLECCYRSDAHGGIESARSGKPSIYICHGGLVDLAVPIMVKGNYLGAIMSGQVRIDEEGMKKLPLGSVSELTDFSGNPELQKLYDQTLVTTLKQVHAAADLLYTIANYLVEKQMIHIMQEELHNKNLELMEEVKLRSEVEAALKEADLKALQAQINPHFLFNVLNTIGRLALLENAEKTQEMIYAFSDMMRYTLKKENTNIVTLKEEVEHVRNYLSIQKMRLGERLDYSIHIDEDAEEVMCPFMTIQPFVENAINHAIEPHAAGGKVMITGEQDGDIVTVRIIDDGKGIAPELIEKILDGNYDPEAQGNDKNTGIGINNANKRLKYYYGPEFGIKINSEVGKGTEVMIKIPRKALLGRGLNV from the coding sequence ATGAGAGTCTTATTAAAAATCACTGATATCATCGATGTGGAAGTGCTGCAGAAAATTCAAGATTCTTTTTCAGATGCAACAGGTTTTGCGACCATTACCGTAGATTACAAGGGAAATCCCATTACGGAATACAGTAATTTTTCCGGCTACTGCACCAAGGTGCGCGAGGACGCCAAGTGTCTCGAGTGCTGCTATCGTTCCGATGCTCACGGAGGCATTGAGTCTGCCCGTTCCGGAAAACCCTCGATCTATATCTGTCACGGAGGCCTCGTAGATTTAGCGGTTCCGATCATGGTCAAGGGGAACTATCTGGGCGCCATTATGTCCGGACAGGTCCGGATTGACGAGGAGGGGATGAAAAAACTGCCTCTCGGGTCTGTTTCCGAGCTCACCGATTTCTCAGGTAATCCGGAGCTTCAGAAGCTTTATGATCAAACGCTGGTGACCACTCTTAAACAGGTTCACGCTGCTGCGGACCTTTTGTATACGATTGCCAATTATCTGGTCGAAAAGCAGATGATTCATATCATGCAGGAGGAACTGCACAATAAGAACCTCGAGCTCATGGAAGAGGTCAAGCTGAGAAGTGAAGTGGAGGCTGCCCTGAAGGAAGCTGATCTCAAGGCGCTGCAGGCTCAGATCAATCCGCATTTCCTCTTTAATGTCCTCAACACCATCGGGCGTCTGGCCCTTCTTGAAAACGCCGAAAAGACCCAGGAGATGATCTATGCCTTTTCGGATATGATGCGTTATACTTTAAAAAAGGAAAACACCAATATCGTTACTTTGAAGGAAGAGGTCGAGCATGTGCGCAATTACCTCTCCATTCAAAAGATGCGCCTGGGAGAACGTCTGGATTATTCCATTCACATCGACGAGGACGCCGAAGAGGTGATGTGCCCCTTCATGACGATCCAGCCTTTTGTGGAGAACGCGATCAATCATGCGATTGAACCCCATGCTGCCGGCGGCAAGGTAATGATCACCGGAGAACAGGACGGCGATATCGTGACGGTCCGTATTATTGATGATGGAAAGGGAATCGCTCCGGAATTGATTGAAAAGATCCTTGATGGTAACTACGACCCAGAAGCGCAGGGTAATGACAAAAATACGGGTATTGGCATCAACAATGCCAATAAACGGCTAAAATATTATTATGGCCCTGAATTTGGTATTAAGATCAACAGCGAGGTTGGTAAAGGGACTGAAGTGATGATTAAGATACCCCGTAAGGCATTATTAGGGAGAGGTTTAAATGTATAA
- a CDS encoding propanediol/glycerol family dehydratase large subunit, protein MRSKRFEALDARPVKKDGFVKEWPEVGLIAMNNPGDPTPSLKIENGVIVEMDGKTRAEFDMLDTFIANYGIRTEKAQEYMAMDSLEIARMLCDINVPRATVVDITTSITPAKITEVLGNMTVLEMMMAQTKMRARLMPSNQCHVTNVKDNMVQIACDAAEAAIRGFDEMETTVGIARYAPFNALAIMVGANVGRPGILTQCAVEEATELDLGMKGYTAYAETISVYGTEPVFMDGDDTPYSKAFLASCYASRGLKMRFTSGSGSEVQMGYAEGKSMLYLEARCLYVTKGAGVQGTQNGSVSCIGVPAGVPGGIREVLAENLLAACLDLECASSNDQTFTHSDLRRVARSLMQMVPGTDYICSGYSSTPNYDNMFAGSNWDAEDYDDWNVIQRDLKIDAGLQPADEDTVVAARAKAARAMQVIFRELGLPEITDEEVEAGTYANGSQDMPDRDVVADLKAAEDLVNRATAVDFVKALDRGGMRDVAESIFNIQLQKCAGDYLHTASMITSDWEVISAVNYMNDYHGPMTGYVISDERWKEIQDIPWAVDPASI, encoded by the coding sequence ATGAGATCAAAAAGATTTGAAGCGTTAGATGCTCGTCCGGTTAAAAAGGACGGTTTCGTAAAAGAATGGCCTGAAGTAGGTCTTATTGCAATGAATAACCCCGGAGACCCTACTCCGAGCTTAAAAATTGAAAACGGCGTTATCGTAGAAATGGACGGTAAGACAAGAGCAGAATTCGATATGCTCGACACCTTCATCGCTAACTACGGTATCCGCACCGAAAAAGCACAGGAATACATGGCAATGGATTCTCTGGAAATTGCTCGTATGCTTTGTGATATCAACGTACCAAGAGCGACTGTTGTAGACATTACTACTTCTATTACTCCTGCTAAAATTACCGAAGTTTTAGGTAACATGACAGTACTGGAAATGATGATGGCGCAGACAAAAATGCGTGCCCGCTTAATGCCTTCTAACCAGTGCCACGTTACCAACGTTAAAGATAACATGGTTCAGATCGCGTGTGACGCTGCTGAAGCTGCTATCCGTGGTTTCGACGAAATGGAAACAACCGTTGGTATCGCTCGTTACGCTCCTTTCAACGCTTTAGCTATCATGGTTGGCGCAAATGTTGGCCGTCCTGGTATCTTAACACAGTGTGCTGTTGAAGAAGCTACCGAACTTGACTTAGGTATGAAGGGCTACACCGCTTATGCTGAAACGATTTCTGTATATGGTACAGAACCAGTATTCATGGATGGCGATGATACTCCTTACTCTAAAGCTTTCTTAGCATCCTGCTACGCTTCCCGTGGTTTGAAGATGCGTTTTACATCCGGTTCCGGTTCTGAAGTACAGATGGGTTATGCCGAAGGTAAATCCATGTTATACTTAGAAGCCCGCTGCTTATATGTAACAAAAGGCGCTGGTGTTCAGGGTACTCAGAATGGTTCCGTATCTTGTATCGGTGTACCTGCCGGCGTACCTGGCGGTATCCGTGAAGTATTGGCTGAAAACTTATTAGCAGCATGTTTAGACCTTGAATGTGCTTCTTCTAATGACCAGACCTTCACCCACTCTGACCTTCGTCGAGTTGCTCGTTCATTAATGCAGATGGTACCAGGTACTGACTATATCTGTTCTGGTTACTCTTCTACACCAAACTACGACAACATGTTCGCAGGTTCCAACTGGGATGCTGAAGACTATGATGACTGGAACGTAATCCAACGTGACCTTAAGATCGACGCCGGCTTACAGCCTGCTGATGAAGATACTGTTGTTGCTGCCCGTGCAAAAGCTGCCCGTGCTATGCAGGTTATCTTCCGCGAATTAGGCTTACCAGAAATCACCGATGAAGAAGTTGAAGCTGGTACATACGCTAACGGTTCTCAGGATATGCCTGACCGTGACGTAGTTGCTGACCTGAAAGCTGCTGAAGACTTAGTAAACCGCGCAACCGCTGTTGACTTCGTTAAAGCATTAGATCGCGGCGGCATGAGAGATGTTGCTGAATCTATCTTCAACATTCAGTTACAGAAATGTGCTGGTGACTACTTACACACCGCTTCTATGATCACATCTGACTGGGAAGTTATTTCTGCAGTTAACTACATGAATGACTACCATGGTCCAATGACTGGTTATGTAATCAGTGATGAAAGATGGAAAGAAATTCAGGATATTCCATGGGCTGTTGACCCAGCCAGCATTTAA
- the pduB gene encoding propanediol utilization microcompartment protein PduB has product MKDDLMNKLMEEVMKKMDEVEETGTCAAATGVCGLTEFVGTAIGDTIGFVIANVDSQLHEAMKIDPKYRSIGILSARTGAGPQVFAADEAVKATNTEVVSCEFARDTKGGAGHGSLIIFGAEDVSDAKRAVEVALNDLNRTFGDVYGNDAGHLEFQYTARASFACNMVLGAPIGKAFGIVVGAPAGIGVLMSDAALKAANVELVGYASPDNGGTQYSNESMIFFSGDAGAVRQAIYAAREVGKPALEAMAGPAPSSTTPYI; this is encoded by the coding sequence ATGAAAGATGATTTAATGAACAAATTGATGGAAGAAGTCATGAAAAAAATGGACGAAGTTGAAGAAACAGGTACTTGTGCAGCAGCAACTGGTGTTTGTGGCTTAACTGAATTCGTTGGAACCGCCATTGGTGACACCATTGGTTTCGTAATCGCTAATGTAGACTCTCAGTTACATGAAGCAATGAAAATTGACCCTAAATATAGATCAATCGGTATTTTATCCGCTCGTACTGGTGCTGGCCCTCAGGTTTTCGCAGCTGATGAAGCTGTTAAAGCTACCAACACAGAAGTTGTTTCCTGCGAATTCGCAAGAGATACAAAAGGTGGCGCTGGTCACGGTTCTTTAATTATTTTCGGTGCTGAAGACGTATCTGATGCTAAACGTGCTGTTGAAGTCGCTTTAAATGACTTAAACAGAACTTTCGGCGATGTATACGGAAACGACGCTGGCCATCTGGAATTCCAGTACACAGCAAGAGCTTCTTTCGCTTGCAACATGGTATTAGGCGCTCCAATCGGCAAAGCTTTCGGTATCGTTGTAGGCGCTCCTGCAGGTATCGGCGTATTAATGTCTGATGCTGCTTTGAAAGCTGCTAACGTAGAATTAGTTGGTTATGCTTCACCTGACAATGGTGGCACACAGTATTCAAACGAGTCCATGATTTTCTTCTCTGGCGACGCAGGTGCTGTTCGTCAAGCTATTTACGCTGCAAGAGAAGTTGGTAAACCAGCTCTGGAAGCTATGGCTGGTCCTGCACCATCTTCTACAACTCCTTATATTTAA
- a CDS encoding diol dehydratase small subunit: MTQEQMLEQIVKQVMASMSAAPAEAPSCACGDKVTKEDYPIGDKRPELIISATGKQYKELTLDKLLAGELTAEDLRIRPETLELQAQVAESVHRDAFAGNLRRAAELIAVPDARLLEIYNALRPYKSTKDELLAISEELKTQYNAPISAALVAEAAEVYYVRKRSKEFK; encoded by the coding sequence ATGACTCAAGAACAAATGTTAGAACAGATCGTTAAACAAGTTATGGCGTCTATGTCAGCTGCACCAGCTGAAGCACCTTCTTGTGCTTGTGGCGACAAAGTTACAAAAGAAGATTACCCAATCGGTGATAAGAGACCAGAATTAATTATCTCTGCTACTGGCAAACAGTACAAAGAATTAACACTGGATAAATTATTAGCTGGTGAATTAACCGCTGAAGATTTAAGAATCAGACCAGAAACTCTGGAATTACAGGCTCAGGTAGCTGAATCTGTACATCGTGATGCATTCGCAGGAAACTTAAGAAGAGCTGCTGAATTAATCGCTGTTCCAGATGCTCGTTTACTTGAAATCTATAACGCACTGAGACCTTACAAATCTACTAAAGATGAACTGTTAGCTATCTCAGAAGAACTGAAAACTCAGTACAATGCACCTATCTCTGCAGCTTTAGTAGCAGAAGCCGCTGAAGTTTACTATGTAAGAAAGAGATCTAAAGAATTTAAGTAA
- the pduA gene encoding propanediol utilization microcompartment protein PduA has translation MTNEALGMIETKGLVGCIEAADAMVKSANVVLTGYEKIGSGLVTVMVRGDVGAVKAAVDAGAAAADKVGQVVSVHVIPRPHQDVEKMLPSF, from the coding sequence ATGACAAATGAAGCTTTAGGTATGATTGAAACCAAAGGTCTTGTTGGCTGTATTGAAGCAGCTGATGCAATGGTTAAATCTGCAAACGTAGTATTAACAGGCTATGAAAAAATCGGTTCTGGTTTAGTAACCGTTATGGTTCGTGGCGATGTTGGTGCTGTAAAGGCAGCCGTAGACGCTGGCGCAGCTGCAGCTGACAAAGTAGGTCAGGTTGTTTCTGTACACGTTATCCCAAGACCACATCAAGATGTGGAAAAAATGTTACCTAGTTTTTAA
- a CDS encoding propanediol/glycerol family dehydratase medium subunit, producing the protein MAINEQMLKSIIEDVLNEMSGAAPACDAAPAAPAASAAAAAGSVELTPVGDVQQGVAADEVLIGLAPAFAEFQTENIVGVPHDKILKEIIAGIEEEGLKARVIKVYRSSDVAVCGHDAAELSGSGVAVGLQSKGTCLIHQKDLPQLSNLELFSQAPLIDLDTYRAIGKNAAKYAKGESPAPVPVRNDQMARPAYQAKAALLHIKETEHVVPGKKPVEMKVTFK; encoded by the coding sequence ATGGCTATTAATGAACAAATGTTAAAAAGTATCATCGAAGATGTTTTAAATGAAATGAGCGGCGCTGCTCCTGCATGCGATGCTGCTCCTGCTGCTCCGGCTGCTTCTGCCGCTGCTGCTGCAGGTTCTGTTGAATTAACTCCAGTAGGGGATGTTCAGCAGGGCGTTGCTGCTGACGAAGTTCTGATTGGTTTAGCTCCAGCTTTTGCTGAATTCCAGACAGAAAATATTGTTGGCGTACCTCATGATAAAATCTTAAAAGAAATTATTGCCGGTATCGAAGAAGAAGGCTTAAAAGCTCGTGTTATCAAAGTATACAGAAGCTCCGACGTTGCTGTATGCGGACATGACGCTGCTGAACTGAGTGGTTCTGGCGTTGCTGTTGGCTTACAGTCAAAAGGCACCTGCTTAATCCACCAGAAAGATTTACCACAGTTATCTAACTTGGAATTATTCTCTCAGGCTCCTTTGATCGATTTAGACACCTATCGTGCAATCGGTAAAAATGCTGCTAAATACGCTAAAGGCGAAAGCCCGGCTCCAGTTCCGGTTCGTAATGACCAGATGGCTCGTCCTGCTTATCAGGCTAAAGCTGCTCTGTTACACATTAAAGAAACAGAACATGTTGTGCCAGGTAAAAAACCTGTAGAAATGAAAGTTACATTCAAATAG